A genomic stretch from Sphingomonas sp. HDW15A includes:
- the aceA gene encoding isocitrate lyase, which produces MTSFDQFVPAPNGRFDGITRPYGPAEVERLRGSFVPDHSLARRGALKLWERLKQPDPVRALGAVTGNQAMQMVRAGLEAIYLSGWQAAADANTAGAMYPDQSLYPANTGPELARRINRTLQRADQIEHTEGGAQRDWFAPIVADAEAGFGGPLNCFEIMKAYIEAGVAGVHFEDQLASEKKCGHLGGKVLIPTQAAIRNLDAARLAADVMGVPTVLVARTDAESARLITSDVDERDRQFLTGERTPEGFFRLKEGTGLDHCIARGLAFAEHADLLWWETSHPDLDDARTFAEAVHKKYPGKLLAYNCSPSFNWKAKLDEATIAKFQRELGAMGYKFQFVTLAGFHSLNHGMFQLASGYRDGGMAAYSRLQQAELAAEADGYTATRHQREVGTGYFDAIATAISAGQASTVALAESTEVDQFAHA; this is translated from the coding sequence ATGACAAGTTTTGACCAATTCGTCCCCGCGCCCAACGGCCGATTCGACGGGATCACCCGTCCCTACGGCCCGGCCGAAGTGGAGCGCCTGCGCGGATCCTTCGTCCCCGACCACAGCCTCGCCCGCCGCGGCGCGCTGAAATTGTGGGAACGGTTGAAGCAGCCCGACCCGGTTCGCGCGCTCGGCGCGGTCACCGGCAACCAGGCGATGCAAATGGTCCGCGCCGGGCTCGAGGCAATCTACCTCAGCGGCTGGCAGGCCGCCGCCGACGCCAACACCGCAGGCGCAATGTATCCCGACCAGTCGCTTTACCCGGCCAATACCGGCCCCGAACTCGCGCGCCGGATAAACCGCACGCTCCAGCGGGCCGACCAGATCGAACATACCGAGGGCGGGGCCCAGCGCGACTGGTTCGCGCCGATCGTCGCCGATGCGGAGGCCGGCTTCGGCGGGCCGCTCAACTGCTTCGAGATCATGAAGGCCTATATCGAGGCGGGCGTTGCCGGCGTCCATTTCGAAGACCAGCTCGCGTCCGAAAAGAAGTGCGGCCATTTAGGCGGCAAGGTGCTAATCCCGACCCAGGCGGCGATCCGCAACCTCGACGCCGCGCGCCTCGCCGCCGACGTGATGGGTGTGCCGACCGTGCTGGTCGCCCGCACCGACGCCGAAAGCGCTCGCCTCATCACCAGCGACGTCGACGAGCGCGACCGGCAATTCCTCACCGGCGAGCGCACGCCCGAGGGCTTCTTCCGCCTCAAGGAAGGCACCGGGCTCGACCATTGCATCGCCCGCGGCCTGGCCTTTGCCGAGCATGCCGACCTGCTGTGGTGGGAAACCAGCCACCCGGACCTCGACGACGCGCGGACCTTCGCCGAAGCGGTACACAAGAAGTATCCGGGCAAATTGCTAGCCTACAATTGCTCGCCCAGCTTCAACTGGAAGGCCAAGCTCGACGAGGCGACCATCGCGAAGTTCCAGCGCGAACTCGGCGCGATGGGCTACAAGTTCCAGTTCGTCACCTTAGCCGGCTTCCACAGCCTCAACCACGGCATGTTCCAGCTCGCCAGCGGCTACCGCGACGGAGGCATGGCCGCTTACTCGCGCCTCCAGCAGGCCGAGCTTGCGGCGGAGGCCGACGGCTACACCGCGACCCGCCACCAGCGCGAGGTCGGCACCGGCTATTTCGACGCGATCGCGACGGCCATTTCGGCAGGTCAGGCATCCACCGTCGCCCTCGCCGAGTCGACCGAGGTCGACCAGTTCGCCCACGCCTAA
- the aceB gene encoding malate synthase A codes for MSSVLDRPRAATSPSPVARGGEVLTNEALELVAELHDRFDGTRRRLLSERLDHQARYDAGDWPDFRADTQAIRDGDWRVGAIPADLLDRRVEITGPTNAKMVINALNSGAKVFMADFEDATAPTWAELVQGQLNLKDRWAGTLAFADPVSGKHYALADTPAVLIVRPRGLHLPERHLTVAGEMVAGAFVDAALYLANCAQAAIDAGSGPYFYLPKLESMEEAALWSEVLAHCEERLGLAPGTVKVTVLIETLPAAFQMDEILYALKENIVGLNCGRWDYIFSAIKRIGRSPNWLTPDRAAMTMDKAFLAAYSRRLVGTCHRRGAFAMGGMSAFIPVKGDEAANAAAFAKVRADKDREVAQGHDGTWVAHPALVPVAMEAFAGLKDSNQLSFVSGELPDRHMMLAVHTGPRTEAGARENIRVAIQYIAAWLGGRGAVPLYNLMEDAATAEICRAQLWQWLKFEAWLDDGFHYSRDLFEHWHQEEVLALGDLPYLMEAAKLLYRLVTADEFEEFLTLPAYRLLG; via the coding sequence GTGAGCAGTGTCCTCGACCGTCCGCGCGCCGCGACCTCGCCCTCCCCGGTGGCGCGCGGCGGCGAGGTGCTCACCAACGAGGCCCTAGAGCTCGTCGCCGAATTGCACGACCGGTTCGACGGCACGCGCCGCCGGTTGCTGTCCGAACGGCTCGACCACCAGGCGCGCTACGACGCGGGCGACTGGCCCGATTTCCGGGCCGACACGCAGGCGATCCGCGACGGCGACTGGCGCGTCGGCGCCATTCCCGCCGACCTGCTCGATCGCCGCGTCGAGATTACCGGCCCGACCAACGCCAAGATGGTCATCAACGCGCTCAACTCGGGCGCGAAGGTGTTCATGGCCGACTTCGAGGATGCCACCGCCCCGACTTGGGCAGAACTGGTCCAAGGACAGCTCAACCTTAAGGATCGCTGGGCGGGCACGCTCGCCTTTGCCGATCCCGTCAGCGGCAAGCATTATGCGCTTGCCGACACGCCGGCGGTCCTGATCGTCCGACCGCGCGGCCTCCACCTGCCAGAGCGACATCTGACGGTCGCCGGCGAGATGGTCGCCGGCGCCTTCGTCGACGCCGCGCTCTACCTCGCCAACTGCGCGCAGGCCGCGATCGACGCCGGCAGCGGCCCCTATTTCTATTTGCCCAAGCTCGAATCGATGGAAGAAGCGGCGCTGTGGAGCGAAGTGCTCGCACATTGCGAAGAACGTCTCGGGCTCGCGCCCGGCACGGTGAAGGTCACCGTCCTCATCGAAACCCTTCCGGCCGCGTTCCAGATGGACGAGATACTCTACGCGCTGAAGGAAAATATCGTCGGGCTCAACTGCGGGCGCTGGGACTATATCTTTTCCGCCATCAAGCGGATCGGCCGGTCGCCCAACTGGCTGACGCCCGACCGCGCCGCGATGACGATGGATAAGGCCTTTCTCGCCGCATACTCCCGGCGGCTGGTCGGCACCTGCCATCGCCGCGGCGCCTTCGCCATGGGCGGCATGTCGGCCTTCATTCCGGTCAAGGGCGACGAGGCCGCCAACGCCGCCGCCTTCGCCAAGGTCCGCGCCGACAAGGATCGGGAGGTCGCACAGGGCCACGACGGCACCTGGGTCGCCCATCCCGCGCTCGTTCCGGTCGCGATGGAAGCCTTCGCGGGCCTGAAGGATTCGAACCAATTGTCGTTTGTTTCCGGTGAACTGCCCGACCGCCATATGATGCTCGCAGTGCATACCGGCCCGCGCACCGAGGCCGGTGCCCGCGAGAACATCCGGGTCGCAATCCAATATATTGCCGCCTGGCTAGGCGGGCGCGGCGCGGTTCCGCTCTACAATCTGATGGAGGACGCCGCGACCGCGGAGATTTGTCGCGCGCAACTGTGGCAGTGGCTCAAGTTTGAGGCATGGCTCGATGACGGCTTCCACTACAGCCGCGACCTGTTCGAGCATTGGCACCAGGAGGAGGTGCTGGCGCTGGGCGACCTGCCGTACCTGATGGAGGCCGCCAAGTTGCTATACCGCCTCGTCACGGCTGACGAATTCGAGGAATTCCTGACCCTTCCAGCGTACCGCCTGCTCGGTTAA
- a CDS encoding DUF5996 family protein, with the protein MAQHWPELSHARDGETFAILHLATQMLGKLRVAHAPWVNHGWHATLHPVAEGLAIEPIASQAGNFTLTLDLARHAIVLHVGDGERDLLPLDLGSIAAIHKNLIAMLESHGLPATFHGKPNEIENAVPFAEDAAARTYNPDSAERLHSALARIEPVFERFRAGFTGKCSPVHFFWGSFDLAVTRFSGRKAPPHPGGVPGLPDRIAREAYSHEVSSAGFWPAGIVDAEPLFYSYAYPEPPGFRDGDGSPGRFDTALGEFVLGYAEVRSAYDPEAALLAFLNHTYALAADLADWDREALERTPLPPQ; encoded by the coding sequence ATGGCGCAGCATTGGCCTGAACTCAGCCACGCCCGCGACGGCGAGACCTTCGCCATCCTTCATCTGGCAACCCAGATGCTCGGCAAGCTTCGGGTCGCCCATGCACCATGGGTCAATCATGGCTGGCACGCGACCCTGCATCCTGTTGCCGAGGGTTTGGCGATCGAGCCCATCGCATCGCAGGCCGGCAATTTCACCTTGACGCTCGACCTCGCGCGCCATGCCATCGTGCTCCACGTCGGCGATGGCGAGCGCGACCTGTTGCCCCTGGACCTGGGAAGCATCGCTGCAATCCACAAGAACCTTATCGCGATGCTCGAATCGCACGGTCTTCCGGCGACTTTCCACGGCAAGCCAAACGAGATCGAGAATGCCGTCCCGTTCGCGGAGGACGCCGCGGCGCGAACTTACAATCCGGATTCCGCCGAGCGCCTTCATTCCGCCCTGGCCCGCATCGAACCGGTGTTCGAGCGATTCCGCGCCGGCTTCACGGGCAAATGCAGCCCGGTCCATTTCTTTTGGGGCAGTTTTGATCTCGCCGTTACGCGCTTTTCCGGGCGGAAGGCGCCGCCACACCCCGGCGGCGTTCCCGGTCTGCCCGACCGGATCGCTCGCGAGGCGTATAGCCACGAGGTGTCGAGCGCCGGCTTCTGGCCGGCCGGAATCGTCGATGCCGAGCCGTTGTTCTACAGCTACGCCTATCCTGAGCCTCCGGGCTTCCGCGACGGAGACGGTTCGCCTGGCCGATTCGATACGGCCCTTGGCGAGTTCGTACTTGGGTATGCCGAGGTGCGCTCCGCTTACGACCCGGAAGCGGCGCTACTGGCTTTCCTCAATCACACCTATGCCTTGGCAGCTGACCTCGCCGACTGGGATCGCGAGGCGTTAGAGCGAACGCCGCTTCCGCCGCAATGA
- the rplT gene encoding 50S ribosomal protein L20, producing MARVKRGVTTRAKHKRILESAKGYYGRRKNTIRIARQAVEKAGQYAYRDRKVKKRRFRALWIQRINAAVRAEGLTYGQFIHALKLANIDLDRKVLADIAMHEAEAFSAIIAQAKAALDKKAA from the coding sequence ATGGCACGCGTCAAACGGGGTGTTACCACCCGCGCAAAGCACAAGAGGATCCTGGAGAGCGCGAAGGGCTATTACGGCCGTCGCAAGAACACGATCCGAATCGCCCGCCAGGCCGTCGAAAAGGCCGGGCAGTACGCCTATCGCGATCGCAAAGTTAAGAAGCGGCGCTTCCGCGCCCTGTGGATCCAGCGAATCAACGCCGCAGTCCGCGCCGAAGGCCTGACCTACGGTCAGTTCATCCACGCGCTCAAGCTTGCGAACATCGACCTCGATCGGAAGGTCCTGGCCGACATCGCGATGCACGAGGCGGAAGCGTTCAGCGCGATCATCGCACAGGCGAAGGCAGCACTCGACAAGAAGGCTGCGTAA
- the rpmI gene encoding 50S ribosomal protein L35 yields the protein MPKLKTKSGVKKRFKMTASGKIKHGVAGKRHRLISHNAKYIRQNRGTEVLSDADKARVVGWAPYGLK from the coding sequence ATGCCCAAGCTCAAGACCAAGAGCGGCGTCAAGAAACGCTTCAAGATGACCGCTTCTGGCAAGATCAAGCACGGCGTCGCCGGCAAGCGTCACCGCCTGATCAGCCACAATGCCAAGTACATCCGCCAGAACCGTGGAACCGAAGTCCTCAGCGATGCCGACAAGGCGCGCGTCGTGGGCTGGGCTCCCTACGGCCTCAAGTAA
- a CDS encoding ribose-phosphate pyrophosphokinase, whose protein sequence is MKLLAGNSNLPLAKAIADYLQISLTEASVRRFADEEVFVEVNENVRGEDVFVIQSTSYPTNDNLMELLICTDALRRASAKRITAVIPYFGYARQDRKPGPRTPISAKLVANLITTAGADRVLTMDLHAGQIQGFFDIPTDNLWAAPVMAADIKERLGNKELMVVSPDVGGVVRARSLAKRLDNAPLAIVDKRRERAGESEVMNIIGDVSGRCCILVDDIVDSAGTLCNAAAALKQQGATDVVAYCSHGVLSGGAAARVQGSELGELVVTDSIFPGEPDDPKGKIRRLSIAPLFAEAIHRIADESSVSSLFD, encoded by the coding sequence ATGAAATTGCTGGCCGGCAACTCCAACCTGCCGCTCGCCAAGGCGATCGCCGACTATCTTCAGATTTCGCTTACCGAAGCGAGCGTCCGCCGCTTCGCCGACGAGGAAGTGTTCGTCGAGGTCAATGAGAATGTTCGCGGCGAGGACGTCTTCGTCATCCAGTCGACCAGCTACCCGACCAACGACAATCTGATGGAGCTTTTGATCTGCACCGACGCGCTTCGGCGCGCCTCTGCCAAGCGGATCACCGCCGTCATCCCGTATTTCGGCTATGCCCGGCAGGACAGAAAGCCCGGTCCCCGAACGCCTATCTCCGCCAAGCTGGTCGCCAACCTGATCACCACCGCGGGAGCTGACCGGGTACTGACCATGGATCTCCATGCCGGACAGATCCAGGGCTTCTTCGATATTCCAACCGACAACCTTTGGGCAGCGCCGGTGATGGCCGCCGACATCAAGGAGCGGTTGGGGAACAAGGAACTGATGGTCGTGTCGCCGGACGTCGGCGGCGTCGTTCGCGCGCGAAGCCTGGCGAAGAGACTCGACAACGCCCCGCTGGCGATCGTCGACAAGAGGCGCGAGCGGGCCGGCGAATCCGAAGTGATGAACATCATCGGCGACGTTTCCGGGCGCTGCTGCATCCTGGTCGATGATATCGTCGATTCGGCGGGAACGCTGTGCAACGCGGCTGCGGCCCTCAAGCAGCAAGGCGCGACCGATGTCGTCGCTTATTGCAGCCACGGCGTGCTTTCCGGCGGCGCGGCGGCGCGCGTGCAGGGATCTGAGCTCGGCGAGTTGGTCGTGACCGACAGCATTTTCCCGGGCGAACCGGACGACCCGAAAGGCAAGATCCGCCGGCTCTCCATCGCGCCGCTGTTCGCCGAGGCGATCCACCGGATTGCCGACGAATCGAGCGTCTCCAGCCTGTTCGACTGA
- a CDS encoding NAD+ synthase: protein MTDRLTIAFAQLNQRVGDLAGNAQAMLEWRAKAQGADLVVFPELQLTGYPPEDLVLKREFVRRTMEQSERLVDSTAGGGPAILFGSIHHEDGLDYNAVLLAEEGKLVARRLKHELPNYGTFDEKRVFAHGPLPDPVEWRGVKLGVPICEDIWQEAVLAHLAKAGAEILLVPNGSPYELYKDDLRQRMVIQRVIETGLPLAYLNRVGGQDELVFDGSSFIVNDDGEIPVQMPDWQEALWLTEWERNANGWHCATTRHHKLSPFPEDIYMAMVVGLRDYVTRNDFPGVILGLSGGIDSALSAAVAVDALGADKVWGVMMPSKYTSDESLEDAAENARMLRCRHDVIPIVPGVQALDEMLGDPQGLTAENIQSRLRMVTLMALSNTHRQMLLTTGNKSEMSVGYATLYGDMAGGYSVLKDAYKTTVFALSRWRNGNKPVGLLGPDGPVMPQRIIDKPPSAELRPGQKDEDSLPPYDVLDRVLEALVEKELSVAEAAEATGADPALVADIERKLLRAEYKRRQAPPGVKIGTRNFGRDRRYPITNAFHTGN, encoded by the coding sequence ATGACCGACCGACTGACCATCGCCTTCGCCCAGCTCAACCAGCGGGTCGGCGACCTTGCGGGCAACGCGCAAGCAATGCTCGAATGGCGCGCCAAGGCCCAAGGCGCCGACCTCGTAGTGTTCCCAGAACTCCAGTTGACCGGCTATCCGCCGGAAGACCTTGTCCTGAAGCGCGAGTTTGTCCGCAGGACTATGGAACAGTCCGAGCGGCTCGTCGATTCGACGGCAGGAGGCGGCCCGGCGATCCTGTTCGGGTCGATCCATCATGAGGACGGTCTCGACTATAATGCGGTGTTGCTTGCGGAAGAGGGAAAGCTCGTTGCCCGGCGGCTGAAGCACGAATTGCCCAATTACGGCACGTTCGACGAGAAGAGGGTATTCGCCCATGGACCCCTCCCGGATCCTGTCGAATGGCGCGGCGTGAAGCTCGGCGTGCCGATCTGTGAGGACATCTGGCAGGAAGCGGTTCTCGCCCATCTGGCCAAGGCCGGTGCGGAGATCCTGCTGGTTCCCAACGGCAGCCCGTACGAGCTCTACAAGGACGACCTCCGCCAGCGCATGGTCATTCAACGCGTGATCGAGACCGGCCTTCCTCTCGCCTACCTCAATCGTGTTGGTGGGCAGGACGAATTGGTGTTCGACGGCTCCAGCTTCATCGTCAACGACGATGGCGAGATTCCGGTGCAGATGCCCGACTGGCAGGAAGCGCTGTGGCTGACCGAATGGGAGCGCAACGCTAATGGCTGGCACTGCGCGACGACCCGCCATCACAAGCTGAGCCCGTTTCCCGAAGATATCTACATGGCGATGGTCGTCGGCCTCCGCGACTATGTGACTCGAAACGACTTTCCTGGCGTGATCCTCGGCCTAAGCGGTGGGATCGACAGCGCACTGTCGGCCGCCGTCGCGGTCGATGCACTTGGCGCCGACAAAGTGTGGGGCGTGATGATGCCCAGCAAATACACGTCGGACGAAAGCCTTGAAGATGCAGCGGAAAATGCGCGGATGCTGCGCTGCCGCCATGACGTCATCCCCATTGTCCCGGGTGTCCAGGCGCTCGACGAAATGCTCGGTGACCCGCAGGGGCTGACGGCGGAGAATATCCAGTCGCGCCTTCGCATGGTGACCCTCATGGCGCTCAGCAACACCCACAGGCAGATGCTGCTGACCACCGGCAACAAGAGCGAAATGAGCGTCGGCTACGCGACCCTTTACGGCGACATGGCTGGCGGCTACTCGGTCCTGAAGGACGCCTACAAGACCACGGTTTTCGCGCTATCCCGCTGGCGCAATGGAAACAAGCCTGTTGGCCTGCTCGGCCCCGATGGACCGGTCATGCCGCAACGTATCATCGACAAGCCGCCCTCTGCCGAACTTCGGCCGGGCCAGAAGGATGAGGACAGCCTTCCGCCTTACGACGTGCTCGACCGGGTACTCGAGGCGCTGGTCGAGAAGGAGCTGTCTGTCGCCGAAGCGGCAGAAGCGACGGGCGCCGACCCCGCACTCGTAGCGGACATCGAACGTAAGCTTCTCCGCGCCGAATATAAGCGCCGCCAGGCCCCGCCCGGGGTCAAGATCGGCACTCGCAACTTCGGCCGAGATCGCCGGTATCCGATCACCAACGCCTTCCACACTGGAAACTGA
- a CDS encoding glutamate--tRNA ligase, with protein sequence MAAITRFAPSPTGKLHVGNIRTALHNYLLAAKHGGKFLLRIDDTDLERSNEEHVASIVADLDWLGLIPNAVYRQSERFDLYEREFEKLKAAGRVYACYETPEELDLRRKVLLGRGLPPVYERKPEGHPVPEGVAPHWRFKLDHDAIIEWTDLVRGPQHFDPKLISDPVIRRADESWLYLLPSVIDDIDLKITHVLRGEDHVTNSAIQVQMFLALGAEHPVFAHAALLVAPEGKLSKRLGSSGVEELRAAGIEPMAINSLLARLGTSQPVEAKATLGELALGFDLSTFGRAPAHFDPADVEQVNRKLLHHLDYSAVADRLPEGVGEAEWALLAGNIDHLGELDGWLTVLDGDVVVPPLEDDDRAFLAQAADAAEAVDWSGEVWTELAAALKDSTGRKGKALFRPLRLALTGRESGPEMAPMLARIGRERSIRRLRAAAGRG encoded by the coding sequence ATGGCCGCCATTACCCGCTTCGCGCCGTCTCCGACCGGCAAGCTTCACGTCGGCAACATCCGAACGGCGCTTCATAATTATTTGCTCGCCGCCAAGCATGGCGGGAAATTCCTGCTGCGGATCGACGACACCGATCTCGAACGGTCGAATGAAGAGCATGTCGCGTCGATCGTCGCCGATCTCGACTGGCTCGGGCTTATCCCCAATGCGGTCTATCGCCAGTCGGAACGGTTCGACCTTTATGAGCGCGAATTCGAGAAGCTGAAGGCCGCGGGCAGGGTCTACGCCTGCTACGAAACACCGGAAGAACTGGATCTACGCCGCAAGGTCCTGCTCGGCCGCGGATTGCCGCCGGTCTACGAACGGAAGCCCGAAGGCCATCCGGTGCCGGAAGGCGTCGCACCGCACTGGCGGTTCAAGCTCGACCACGATGCCATCATCGAATGGACAGACCTTGTTCGGGGGCCGCAGCATTTCGATCCCAAATTGATCAGCGATCCGGTCATCCGCCGCGCCGACGAAAGCTGGCTCTACCTACTCCCGAGCGTCATTGACGATATCGACCTCAAGATCACTCATGTCCTGCGCGGCGAGGACCATGTCACTAACAGCGCCATCCAGGTACAGATGTTTCTGGCGCTTGGCGCGGAGCATCCTGTTTTTGCCCATGCCGCCTTGTTGGTCGCCCCCGAAGGCAAGCTGTCGAAGCGGCTGGGCTCCAGCGGTGTGGAAGAGTTGCGAGCGGCGGGGATCGAACCGATGGCCATCAACAGCCTGCTCGCTCGCCTGGGCACGTCGCAGCCGGTCGAGGCAAAAGCGACCCTTGGCGAGCTTGCGCTCGGGTTCGACCTTTCCACCTTCGGCCGCGCACCGGCCCATTTCGACCCGGCGGACGTGGAGCAGGTTAACCGCAAGCTTCTCCACCACCTCGATTACAGCGCCGTTGCCGATCGCCTCCCCGAAGGCGTCGGGGAGGCGGAATGGGCGCTTCTCGCTGGCAACATCGATCATCTCGGTGAGCTCGATGGCTGGCTGACAGTGCTCGATGGGGACGTAGTCGTACCGCCACTTGAAGATGATGATCGCGCATTTCTCGCCCAGGCGGCCGATGCTGCGGAAGCCGTCGACTGGTCTGGCGAAGTCTGGACCGAGCTCGCCGCTGCGCTGAAGGATAGTACCGGCCGCAAGGGCAAGGCCCTGTTCCGGCCGCTTCGGCTTGCTCTGACGGGGCGCGAATCCGGGCCGGAGATGGCGCCGATGCTCGCTCGCATCGGGCGTGAGCGAAGTATTCGCCGTTTGCGCGCCGCAGCCGGCCGAGGCTAG
- the ribD gene encoding bifunctional diaminohydroxyphosphoribosylaminopyrimidine deaminase/5-amino-6-(5-phosphoribosylamino)uracil reductase RibD: protein MIAEAIALGEAARGSTAPNPNVGCIVVADGVIVGRGATAPGGRPHAEAVALAEAGDKARGATLYVTLEPCAHLSERGPACVDLIVSSGIARVVASLEDPDLRTAGRGFGRLREAGIHVSVGEGAVDARASMAGYLTRLRLGRPRVTLKLALSIDGKIALPSGESKWITGEDARAHVHLERAHSDMILVGRGTYLADRPSLDVRLPGLEERSPRRALLTGGDAVEGWEILRSPQDVFRLHDVNDLLVEGGSATATAFLAADLVDRILIYRAPIIVGEGKSSFGYVGLDAIADAHGRWEPRDGRTLGIDRLEVYERVAEEEG from the coding sequence ATGATCGCCGAAGCCATCGCGCTCGGCGAAGCGGCGCGCGGCTCGACTGCGCCCAATCCGAACGTCGGCTGTATCGTCGTCGCAGACGGCGTGATCGTCGGGCGCGGAGCCACGGCGCCCGGTGGCCGCCCGCATGCAGAGGCCGTTGCTCTTGCAGAAGCCGGCGACAAGGCGCGCGGGGCCACGCTGTATGTCACTCTTGAGCCGTGCGCCCACCTCAGCGAACGGGGCCCGGCGTGCGTAGACCTCATCGTTTCGTCGGGCATAGCGCGGGTCGTCGCCTCGCTCGAAGACCCCGATCTGCGCACGGCCGGTCGGGGCTTCGGTCGCCTTCGCGAGGCCGGAATTCATGTATCGGTCGGCGAGGGCGCGGTCGATGCCCGCGCGAGCATGGCCGGTTACCTAACCCGCCTTCGCCTCGGCAGGCCGCGCGTAACGCTAAAGCTGGCGCTGTCGATTGACGGCAAGATCGCGCTCCCGTCCGGCGAATCGAAGTGGATCACCGGCGAGGATGCTCGCGCCCATGTTCATCTCGAACGCGCGCACAGCGACATGATCCTCGTAGGCCGCGGCACCTATCTCGCCGACAGGCCAAGCCTGGACGTTCGCCTCCCGGGCCTCGAGGAACGCTCTCCGCGACGCGCGTTGCTGACCGGCGGCGACGCGGTCGAAGGCTGGGAAATCCTTAGATCTCCGCAAGATGTCTTCAGACTTCATGACGTCAACGACCTTCTGGTCGAAGGCGGATCGGCGACTGCGACGGCATTCCTGGCCGCCGATCTCGTCGACCGGATCCTCATCTACCGCGCACCGATCATCGTCGGCGAAGGAAAGTCGAGCTTCGGCTATGTCGGGCTCGATGCCATCGCCGACGCCCACGGACGCTGGGAACCGCGCGACGGCCGCACGCTTGGAATTGACCGGCTCGAAGTTTACGAGCGGGTCGCGGAGGAAGAGGGCTGA
- a CDS encoding riboflavin synthase, with protein MFTGIVTEVGNVREAREDGDLRLTVATAADLSDVDLGASIACSGVCLTVVGKGDDWFSVDVSNATRDKTVPDHWQAGASLNLERALRLGDELGGHFVTGHVDGVAEVIAIRPEGGSMEVEFAAERRLGKFIACKGSITIDGVSLTVNEVSDNLGDGTTRFTANIIPHTADHTTLGSLAPNHRVNLEIDVLARYLQRLEDSRRECD; from the coding sequence ATGTTCACGGGTATCGTCACGGAAGTCGGCAACGTTCGCGAGGCGCGCGAGGATGGGGATCTGCGGCTGACGGTCGCAACCGCTGCCGACCTGTCGGACGTGGATCTCGGCGCTTCCATCGCCTGCTCCGGCGTGTGCCTGACGGTAGTCGGCAAGGGCGATGACTGGTTTTCGGTCGATGTCAGCAACGCCACGCGCGACAAGACCGTGCCGGATCATTGGCAAGCCGGCGCCAGCCTCAACCTGGAGCGCGCGCTGAGGCTGGGCGACGAGCTTGGCGGGCATTTCGTCACCGGTCACGTCGACGGAGTTGCGGAAGTCATCGCAATTCGTCCCGAGGGCGGCTCGATGGAGGTCGAATTCGCGGCCGAACGGCGCCTTGGCAAGTTCATTGCCTGCAAGGGGTCAATCACGATCGACGGCGTTTCGCTGACCGTCAACGAGGTAAGCGATAACCTGGGGGATGGCACGACCCGTTTCACGGCCAACATTATCCCTCACACCGCCGATCACACTACCCTGGGGTCCTTGGCGCCGAACCATCGCGTCAATTTAGAGATCGACGTCCTTGCGCGTTACCTCCAGCGCCTAGAAGATTCCCGCCGCGAATGTGATTGA